One genomic region from Salinicola endophyticus encodes:
- a CDS encoding OmpW family outer membrane protein has protein sequence MRHLAPAVTQPHRATRFYLSRARSACLCLLVLVALTPTGSARAGTLGQGDWLLRGVVLGSHATQVHSTISTIGGEVEIASRVQPGVDISYFLSERWALQFTGGVSRTHYRVRDSLIGDFDVGRVDSYSATLSLQHHFPSWGALTPYLGAGLYHARERRVEPAAGIPDFSVEPVSGPLLVAGANYHVSGDWFVSASLHYLKVPTYRFEGDGFSSELRANIWTLGAGFGYRF, from the coding sequence ATGCGGCACCTTGCGCCAGCCGTCACCCAGCCGCATCGCGCCACCCGTTTCTACCTCTCTCGTGCCCGCTCCGCCTGTCTCTGCCTGCTCGTGCTCGTCGCACTGACGCCCACCGGTTCAGCCCGGGCGGGTACCCTGGGCCAGGGCGACTGGCTGCTGCGTGGCGTGGTGCTAGGCAGTCATGCCACCCAGGTCCACTCGACGATCTCGACCATCGGCGGCGAGGTCGAGATCGCCTCCCGCGTTCAGCCGGGCGTCGACATCAGCTACTTCCTGAGCGAGCGCTGGGCGCTCCAGTTCACCGGCGGCGTCTCGCGCACGCACTACCGAGTACGCGACTCGCTGATCGGCGACTTCGACGTCGGTCGTGTCGACAGCTACAGCGCGACACTCTCGTTGCAGCACCACTTCCCCTCGTGGGGTGCACTGACGCCCTACCTCGGCGCCGGTCTCTACCACGCCCGCGAGCGGCGTGTCGAACCCGCGGCCGGCATTCCCGATTTCTCGGTCGAGCCGGTCAGCGGTCCCCTGCTGGTGGCCGGCGCCAACTATCATGTGAGTGGTGACTGGTTCGTCAGTGCCAGCCTGCACTATCTGAAGGTGCCCACCTATCGTTTCGAAGGCGACGGGTTCAGCAGCGAGCTGCGGGCCAATATCTGGACGCTCGGCGCCGGGTTCGGCTACCGCTTCTGA